Proteins from a single region of Macaca fascicularis isolate 582-1 chromosome 17, T2T-MFA8v1.1:
- the ANKRD10 gene encoding ankyrin repeat domain-containing protein 10 isoform X6 has product MNGDTEDDADKMHVDREFAVVTDMKNSSSVSNTLTNGCVINGHLDFPSTTPLSGMESRNGQCLTGSNGISSGLAPGQPFPSSQGSLCISGTEEPEKTLRANPELCGSLHLNGSPSSCIASRPSWVEDIGDNLYYGHYHGFGDTAESIPELNSVVEHSKSVKVQERYDSAVLGTMHLHHGS; this is encoded by the exons ATGAATGGCGACACAGAAGACGATGCTGACAAAATGCACGTTGATAGGGAGTTTGCTGTTGTAACAG ATATGAAAAACAGTAGCTCCGTATCGAATACATTGACAAATGGATGTgtcatcaatggacatttggaCTTCCCCTCCACGACCCCGCTCAGTGGGATGGAAAGCAGGAATGGCCAGTGCTTGACAGGATCTAACGGAATTAGCAGTGGATTAGCCCCAGGACAGCCGTTTCCAAGTAGCCAGGGTTCTCTCTGCATTAGTGGGACTGAGGAGCCAGAGAAGACCCTGAGAGCTAACCCTGAGTTGTGCGGTTCTCTGCACCTGAACGGGAGTCCAAGTAGCTGTATAGCCAGTAGGCCTTCCTGGGTGGAAGACATTGGGGATAACCTGTACTACGGACACTACCACGGGTTTGGGGACACTGCCGAAAGCATCCCGGAACTGAACAGTGTGGTCGAGCATTCCAAGTCTGTGAAGGTGCAGGAGCGGTACGACAGTGCCGTGCTGGGCACCATGCACCTGCACCACGGCTCCTAG
- the ANKRD10 gene encoding ankyrin repeat domain-containing protein 10 isoform X5 translates to MNGDTEDDADKMHVDREFAVVTGVFLNADMKNSSSVSNTLTNGCVINGHLDFPSTTPLSGMESRNGQCLTGSNGISSGLAPGQPFPSSQGSLCISGTEEPEKTLRANPELCGSLHLNGSPSSCIASRPSWVEDIGDNLYYGHYHGFGDTAESIPELNSVVEHSKSVKVQERYDSAVLGTMHLHHGS, encoded by the exons ATGAATGGCGACACAGAAGACGATGCTGACAAAATGCACGTTGATAGGGAGTTTGCTGTTGTAACAG GTGTATTTCTTAATGCAGATATGAAAAACAGTAGCTCCGTATCGAATACATTGACAAATGGATGTgtcatcaatggacatttggaCTTCCCCTCCACGACCCCGCTCAGTGGGATGGAAAGCAGGAATGGCCAGTGCTTGACAGGATCTAACGGAATTAGCAGTGGATTAGCCCCAGGACAGCCGTTTCCAAGTAGCCAGGGTTCTCTCTGCATTAGTGGGACTGAGGAGCCAGAGAAGACCCTGAGAGCTAACCCTGAGTTGTGCGGTTCTCTGCACCTGAACGGGAGTCCAAGTAGCTGTATAGCCAGTAGGCCTTCCTGGGTGGAAGACATTGGGGATAACCTGTACTACGGACACTACCACGGGTTTGGGGACACTGCCGAAAGCATCCCGGAACTGAACAGTGTGGTCGAGCATTCCAAGTCTGTGAAGGTGCAGGAGCGGTACGACAGTGCCGTGCTGGGCACCATGCACCTGCACCACGGCTCCTAG